A window of Psychroflexus sp. ALD_RP9 contains these coding sequences:
- a CDS encoding M16 family metallopeptidase has protein sequence MIKKLNLLFLLCASATMFAQQVEFEEYQLDNGLDVIIHQDNSVPVVTVGVMYHVGAKDEAPGRTGFAHFFEHLLFEGTKNIERGEWFNIVAANGGSNNANTTQDRTYYYETFPSNALELGLWMESERMLHPVINQVGVDTQNEVVKEEKRSRIDNAPYGKIIYATGINKYMFDKHPYKNSVIGTMQDLDAAELEEFKAFFDKYYGPNNATLVVAGNLEIDETKAMIQDYFGPVKSKPEVERVDITEEPITETIKATEYDSNIQIPIKAHVYRIPGMSERDSYVMSMISSILTDGKSSRMYKRMVDDEKVALQVLAFPRPMEDYGTYIMGALPLGDTPLEKLAEIMDDEVNKLKTELISEREYQKLQNKFENQFVNSNSSIQGIASSLATYHVLYGNANLINEEIDIYRSITREEIKEVANKYLNKNQRLDLDYLPESEKEQK, from the coding sequence ATGATTAAAAAACTTAACTTATTGTTTCTGCTTTGTGCTAGTGCAACAATGTTTGCTCAGCAAGTAGAATTTGAAGAGTACCAACTTGACAACGGTTTAGATGTGATTATTCATCAAGATAATTCTGTTCCTGTTGTAACAGTTGGTGTAATGTACCACGTTGGGGCTAAAGATGAAGCACCAGGACGTACAGGTTTTGCTCATTTTTTTGAACATCTTTTATTTGAAGGTACAAAAAATATTGAGCGAGGCGAATGGTTTAATATTGTAGCTGCTAATGGTGGCAGTAATAACGCAAACACGACTCAAGACAGAACTTATTATTACGAAACTTTTCCATCAAACGCTTTAGAGCTTGGTTTATGGATGGAGTCTGAACGTATGCTTCACCCTGTTATTAATCAAGTTGGTGTAGATACACAAAACGAAGTGGTAAAAGAAGAAAAACGTTCACGAATTGATAATGCACCTTACGGTAAAATTATTTATGCTACAGGTATTAATAAATATATGTTTGACAAGCATCCGTACAAAAACTCTGTTATCGGTACAATGCAAGATCTTGATGCCGCTGAATTAGAAGAGTTTAAAGCTTTTTTTGATAAATATTACGGCCCAAACAACGCAACTTTAGTTGTTGCTGGTAATTTAGAGATAGACGAAACTAAAGCAATGATTCAAGATTACTTTGGTCCAGTAAAATCTAAACCAGAAGTTGAGCGTGTAGATATTACTGAAGAACCAATTACTGAAACCATTAAAGCTACTGAATACGATAGCAATATTCAGATCCCTATTAAAGCTCACGTATACAGAATTCCTGGTATGAGTGAAAGAGATTCATATGTAATGAGCATGATATCTTCAATCTTAACCGATGGAAAAAGCTCAAGAATGTACAAGCGTATGGTCGATGACGAAAAAGTTGCACTGCAAGTTTTAGCTTTCCCAAGACCTATGGAAGATTATGGAACTTACATTATGGGTGCACTTCCATTAGGCGATACTCCACTTGAGAAATTAGCTGAAATTATGGATGATGAAGTAAATAAATTAAAAACTGAACTGATCTCTGAACGCGAATATCAAAAACTTCAAAATAAATTTGAAAACCAATTTGTAAATTCAAATTCAAGTATTCAAGGTATTGCTTCTTCATTAGCTACATATCATGTATTATATGGCAATGCTAATCTCATTAATGAAGAAATAGACATTTATAGAAGTATCACTCGAGAAGAAATAAAAGAAGTTGCCAACAAGTATCTAAATAAAAACCAAAGACTTGACTTAGACTATCTTCCAGAATCAGAAAAAGAACAAAAATAA